One segment of Acaryochloris thomasi RCC1774 DNA contains the following:
- the ygfZ gene encoding CAF17-like 4Fe-4S cluster assembly/insertion protein YgfZ, translating into MLQKLRDSQQTDGAQLEGEPSMVKSFGQDQEAVIAASSGVAICDRTHWGLLELKGADRLSFLHNQSTNDLKALKVGQGCDTVILTSTARTIDLVSAYVTEDSILLLVSPSRREQLLQWFDRYIFFGDKVECCDLTHTLATFSLLGPESQALLEKWGLALPTELHQHQTVTVEDITLRIAVGSGLSTPGYTLLVSYEQAAELWQMCRQAGAVPMGTQAWEQLRVQQGRPSPDAELTEDYNPLEAGLWHAISLDKGCYIGQETIARLNTYNGVKQQLWGIQLEESAEPGASLLLEDRKVGILTSQVQTADGYLGLGYIKTKAGGAGLKVQIGEATGTVVAVPCLTRAIPTSE; encoded by the coding sequence ATGCTTCAGAAGTTGCGAGATAGTCAGCAGACAGACGGCGCTCAGTTGGAGGGCGAGCCGTCGATGGTGAAGAGTTTTGGGCAAGATCAGGAGGCCGTGATTGCAGCTAGCTCTGGCGTAGCGATTTGCGATCGCACCCACTGGGGTCTTCTAGAACTCAAAGGAGCAGACCGTCTCAGCTTTTTGCACAACCAGAGCACCAATGATTTGAAGGCTCTGAAGGTTGGGCAGGGCTGCGACACCGTGATTTTGACCTCTACAGCCCGCACGATCGATTTGGTGAGTGCCTATGTCACTGAAGATTCGATTTTGTTATTGGTGTCTCCTAGCCGCCGAGAGCAGCTGCTGCAGTGGTTTGACCGCTATATTTTTTTTGGGGACAAGGTTGAATGTTGCGATCTCACCCATACCCTAGCTACCTTTAGTCTTCTCGGTCCTGAATCCCAGGCTCTGCTAGAGAAATGGGGATTAGCTTTACCTACCGAGCTGCACCAACATCAGACCGTCACCGTCGAGGACATTACTCTGCGGATTGCAGTGGGCAGCGGACTCTCGACTCCGGGTTATACGCTACTTGTTTCGTATGAACAGGCTGCTGAGCTATGGCAGATGTGCAGACAAGCTGGAGCGGTACCGATGGGCACTCAAGCCTGGGAGCAGCTTCGAGTACAGCAAGGTCGACCCTCCCCAGATGCCGAGCTCACAGAAGACTATAACCCCCTAGAGGCTGGACTTTGGCACGCAATCTCTCTAGATAAAGGCTGCTACATTGGCCAGGAGACAATTGCCCGTCTTAACACTTACAACGGCGTGAAGCAGCAGCTTTGGGGTATCCAGCTTGAAGAATCTGCTGAACCCGGTGCTTCCCTGCTGCTGGAAGATCGGAAAGTTGGCATACTCACCAGCCAGGTTCAGACGGCTGATGGCTACCTCGGGTTGGGCTATATCAAAACAAAAGCAGGTGGAGCGGGCCTTAAGGTTCAAATTGGAGAGGCCACGGGGACCGTTGTTGCTGTCCCTTGTTTAACCCGTGCCATTCCAACAAGTGAATGA
- a CDS encoding photosystem II reaction center protein K, whose product MEAALLVAKLPEAYSAFSPVVDVMPVIPVFFFLLAFVWQAAVGFK is encoded by the coding sequence ATGGAAGCAGCCCTGCTGGTGGCAAAATTACCGGAAGCCTACTCCGCATTTTCTCCCGTAGTGGACGTAATGCCAGTCATTCCCGTGTTCTTTTTCTTGTTGGCCTTTGTCTGGCAAGCTGCGGTTGGTTTTAAATAA
- a CDS encoding photosystem I reaction center subunit XI, translating to MTMDMVQAGGDPQVGNLATPVNSSGIVKTFINNLPAYRKGLSANSRGLEVGMAHGYFLYGPFAILGPNRGAEIGDIAGALGAVGLISVLTIALSLYISAGVSQPAATCTTPNPPSELGTSEGWSSFSNGFWIGGCGGAVFAFAICQMPFLTPLQDIIRGIWPA from the coding sequence ATGACAATGGATATGGTTCAAGCTGGTGGCGATCCCCAGGTGGGAAACCTCGCAACTCCAGTCAATTCTTCAGGTATTGTTAAAACTTTTATCAACAATCTACCTGCTTACCGCAAGGGACTTTCGGCCAACAGCCGCGGCCTAGAAGTGGGTATGGCTCACGGCTATTTTCTCTATGGTCCTTTTGCGATTTTGGGCCCCAACCGGGGTGCTGAGATCGGCGATATCGCAGGTGCTTTAGGGGCGGTTGGGTTAATCAGTGTATTGACCATCGCTTTGTCTCTTTACATCAGTGCGGGCGTCAGCCAACCTGCCGCAACCTGTACAACACCTAATCCTCCTTCAGAGTTAGGTACAAGCGAAGGCTGGAGTTCTTTCTCTAACGGGTTCTGGATTGGCGGCTGTGGCGGCGCTGTTTTTGCCTTCGCCATCTGTCAAATGCCTTTCCTAACTCCACTTCAGGACATCATCCGCGGCATCTGGCCTGCATAG
- the larE gene encoding ATP-dependent sacrificial sulfur transferase LarE, which produces MQQLKPLQAIFSQMDRALVAYSGGIDSTLVAKVAHDVLGDRALAVTAVSPSLLSEDLEAAKAQAATIGILHRVTETHEMDNPDYTANPINRCYFCKSELYDTLKPLAQQLGYQYVVDGVNADDLQDYRPGIQAAKERGTRSPLAEVGLTKLEVRQLARFLELPWWDKPAQPCLSSRFPYGETITAEKLQRVGQAERYLHNLGHCTLRVRSHGDTARIELPAEQIQDFVTGTDVPALVQALQSYGFVYVTLDLEGFRSGKLNQGLLRATI; this is translated from the coding sequence ATGCAGCAGCTCAAGCCGCTACAGGCTATATTTTCTCAGATGGACAGAGCCCTTGTCGCATACTCAGGAGGGATCGACAGTACTTTAGTGGCCAAAGTCGCCCACGACGTTTTGGGAGACCGCGCTCTAGCCGTCACCGCTGTTTCTCCTTCTCTGCTGTCCGAAGACCTTGAAGCCGCTAAAGCACAGGCTGCAACTATTGGCATTCTCCACCGGGTCACCGAGACCCACGAAATGGACAATCCCGACTACACTGCTAACCCGATCAACCGCTGCTATTTTTGCAAAAGTGAGCTGTACGATACTCTAAAGCCCCTAGCGCAGCAGTTGGGATATCAATATGTGGTTGATGGCGTCAACGCCGATGATCTGCAGGATTATCGGCCCGGAATCCAGGCAGCCAAGGAACGAGGAACGCGATCGCCCTTGGCTGAAGTTGGCTTAACAAAGCTAGAAGTCCGTCAACTTGCTCGGTTCCTTGAATTACCTTGGTGGGATAAGCCTGCACAGCCCTGTCTCAGCTCTCGATTTCCATATGGTGAGACGATCACCGCAGAAAAGCTGCAGCGGGTTGGGCAAGCAGAGCGCTATCTTCACAACTTGGGACACTGCACGCTACGGGTTCGCTCTCATGGCGATACCGCCCGCATTGAATTACCGGCAGAGCAGATTCAAGACTTTGTCACTGGGACCGACGTACCTGCTCTGGTCCAAGCTCTACAGAGCTATGGCTTTGTCTACGTTACTCTTGATTTAGAGGGCTTTCGCAGCGGCAAGCTCAATCAAGGTCTCCTTCGAGCCACGATTTAA
- a CDS encoding serine/threonine protein kinase yields the protein MSSALTPDVFLTGTTLQQGKYRLDSILSQSDSLIIYRATHRCLDKTVTIQTLRNRPELNPNQPRIVQRFISAAQRAAQASHPHLIHINDLFVELELPFLVMDHLVGESLGELTAKHSFSEEKAVEYIFQVAPALSALHRQNCLHGSLQPEHLLLQAADNRIVLTDLGLEKSLMSGSLNSGSAGYIAPEQYSSNQGLSPATDVYALAATFYTLLTGHRPVCATSRQQTSLPSPRQFYPQLSHASEQAVFTGMALRASERPQSIEQWLALLRPMPPSKPPKIKATVTHLQKTTQLQGASTAKPSSAPLKPHRQVPNATAEAEVAASLLVPPSTPLKDMSTRSKPLTHPNHPKFPTRFLWLTSAIAGVMGLGFGFVLRFNYLSQFSAPQAVSPKSTKVQKESFPPRPKAESSDLNPTNNAVGNLAPEPGPRPQDFANVEEPVKRENITGTAGRQTLRSSQPAPRDSIVESEIGEIPHELTPAGLAIPQEDNSPALSDWADIVPSQSAYQTTSPVDEEADRPAEVSPLPEDFDLSDAPDREFLTPQI from the coding sequence ATGAGTTCAGCACTGACCCCGGATGTTTTTCTCACTGGTACAACTCTCCAGCAGGGTAAATACCGTCTAGATAGCATTCTGAGCCAGTCCGACAGCCTAATTATCTATCGTGCGACCCATCGTTGCTTAGACAAAACTGTTACTATTCAGACCCTCCGCAACCGCCCTGAATTAAACCCCAATCAGCCCAGGATAGTACAGCGATTCATCTCTGCGGCTCAGAGAGCGGCGCAAGCATCTCACCCTCATCTCATCCACATCAACGATTTGTTCGTGGAATTAGAGTTACCCTTCCTGGTCATGGATCATCTCGTTGGAGAATCTCTAGGGGAACTTACGGCGAAGCACTCCTTTTCAGAGGAAAAAGCGGTTGAATATATTTTTCAGGTTGCTCCCGCTCTAAGTGCCCTGCACCGGCAAAATTGTCTGCACGGATCTCTACAGCCCGAGCATCTGCTACTGCAGGCAGCAGACAACCGCATCGTTCTTACAGACCTCGGTCTGGAGAAGTCACTGATGTCAGGGTCGCTAAACTCAGGCTCAGCAGGTTACATCGCGCCTGAGCAATACTCCTCCAATCAGGGTTTAAGCCCCGCTACTGACGTCTACGCCCTTGCGGCCACTTTTTACACCCTATTAACCGGCCATCGGCCTGTGTGTGCAACATCAAGGCAGCAAACGTCACTGCCTTCACCTCGTCAATTTTATCCACAACTGAGCCATGCCAGTGAGCAGGCAGTCTTCACTGGCATGGCGCTGAGAGCTTCAGAGCGTCCTCAATCAATTGAGCAGTGGCTGGCGCTGTTGAGGCCAATGCCTCCATCTAAACCACCAAAGATCAAAGCAACCGTTACACACCTTCAGAAGACGACCCAGCTCCAGGGTGCTTCGACCGCAAAGCCCTCCTCTGCCCCCCTAAAGCCCCACAGACAAGTTCCTAACGCAACCGCCGAGGCTGAAGTGGCGGCATCTCTCCTAGTACCGCCGTCTACCCCCCTAAAAGACATGTCTACCCGTTCAAAGCCCCTGACTCATCCAAATCATCCAAAATTTCCGACACGCTTTCTTTGGCTCACTAGCGCCATTGCAGGCGTAATGGGACTAGGCTTCGGCTTTGTACTACGGTTTAACTACCTTTCTCAATTTTCAGCCCCCCAGGCTGTCAGTCCCAAAAGTACAAAAGTTCAAAAAGAATCTTTCCCTCCCAGACCAAAGGCTGAGAGTTCAGACCTTAACCCAACAAATAATGCAGTAGGCAATCTCGCTCCAGAACCAGGCCCTAGACCACAAGATTTTGCAAACGTTGAGGAACCTGTCAAAAGAGAGAACATCACAGGCACAGCAGGCAGACAGACTCTACGCTCAAGTCAGCCTGCCCCCAGAGACTCAATTGTAGAGTCTGAGATCGGTGAAATACCTCATGAGTTGACCCCTGCAGGACTAGCGATTCCTCAAGAAGATAACAGCCCTGCACTGAGTGACTGGGCTGACATCGTCCCCAGCCAGTCAGCTTATCAAACAACATCGCCGGTAGATGAAGAAGCAGACCGCCCCGCAGAGGTCTCACCCCTACCCGAAGACTTCGATCTGTCTGATGCCCCCGACCGCGAGTTTCTAACACCACAAATTTGA
- a CDS encoding ABC1 kinase family protein, with amino-acid sequence MSILLASLVTTKEQRHAYRWNRERYSHRRRFIDIWTFVLQLLASRWWMNRSWSYRGENLEGQRAQRRRAQAIWIRETLLELGPTFIKIGQLFSTRADLFPAEYVEELAKLQDRVPAFGYELVEKIILQDFGKTIPQLFSSFDPVPLAAASLGQVHRAQLSSGETVVVKVQRPGLKRLFSIDLQILKGITHYFQNHPKWGPGRDWLGIYEECCRILYEEIDYLNEGRNADTFRRNFREYAWVYVPRVFWRYSTPRALTLEYVPGIKISDYEALEAAGLERKVIAQLGAKAYFHQLLDHGFFHADPHPGNLAVSPEGALIFYDFGMMGQVVSVTREKLLNVFFSITNKDANQLIIALIDLGALSPVDDMGPIRRSMQYMLNNFIDQPFETQSVAQIGDDLFEIAYDKPFRFPATFTFVMRAFSTIEGVGKGLDPEFNFMEVAQPFATELMTRGSFSQDQQSGLLNELSRQAAQVSNTAINLPRRVEQTLDKLEQGDLRMRVRSQETDRILRRLSYTVMGTNYALLMGAFILSATILLVNKYLWLAGIAIFFSGVIGIGFLRMMRRINRYDRYERML; translated from the coding sequence GTGTCAATTTTGTTGGCTTCTTTGGTGACCACGAAAGAACAACGTCACGCCTATCGTTGGAATCGAGAGCGATACTCCCACAGGCGGCGATTCATTGATATCTGGACCTTCGTGCTTCAGTTACTAGCCTCTCGCTGGTGGATGAATCGAAGCTGGAGCTACAGAGGCGAGAACCTCGAAGGGCAGAGGGCTCAGCGGCGTCGAGCTCAAGCCATTTGGATTCGAGAGACGCTGCTAGAGCTTGGCCCCACATTCATCAAGATCGGCCAACTGTTCTCGACCCGGGCCGATTTATTTCCGGCAGAATATGTCGAAGAATTAGCTAAGCTTCAAGACCGGGTCCCCGCCTTCGGGTACGAGCTAGTTGAAAAAATCATCTTGCAGGATTTTGGGAAGACCATTCCCCAACTTTTTAGCTCTTTTGATCCTGTACCGCTTGCCGCAGCTAGTCTAGGACAGGTGCATCGCGCCCAGTTGTCCTCAGGAGAGACAGTTGTTGTTAAGGTGCAACGACCAGGTCTCAAGAGATTGTTTTCGATTGACCTGCAGATCCTGAAGGGCATCACCCATTACTTTCAAAATCATCCTAAATGGGGGCCTGGGCGCGACTGGCTGGGTATCTATGAAGAATGCTGTCGCATTCTCTACGAAGAAATCGATTATCTCAACGAGGGGCGCAACGCTGATACCTTTCGGCGAAACTTTCGTGAATATGCCTGGGTCTATGTACCTCGTGTATTTTGGCGCTATTCCACGCCGCGGGCTTTGACCCTTGAGTATGTTCCTGGCATTAAGATTAGCGATTATGAAGCCCTTGAAGCGGCTGGCCTCGAGCGCAAGGTCATTGCTCAACTAGGGGCTAAAGCTTACTTCCATCAGCTGCTCGATCATGGCTTCTTTCATGCTGATCCCCATCCCGGCAACTTAGCCGTGAGTCCTGAAGGGGCCCTAATTTTTTATGACTTCGGCATGATGGGCCAGGTCGTTTCCGTCACCCGAGAGAAACTCTTAAATGTATTTTTTAGCATCACCAACAAGGACGCCAATCAACTGATCATTGCTCTGATAGACTTAGGGGCACTCTCACCTGTCGATGACATGGGTCCCATCCGCAGATCTATGCAGTATATGCTCAATAACTTCATTGATCAGCCCTTTGAAACCCAATCAGTCGCCCAGATCGGAGATGATCTATTTGAGATTGCCTATGACAAGCCCTTTCGGTTTCCTGCCACCTTCACCTTTGTGATGCGTGCATTTTCTACGATAGAAGGTGTGGGGAAAGGGCTAGACCCTGAATTTAACTTTATGGAGGTTGCACAACCGTTTGCGACAGAGCTTATGACACGTGGAAGCTTTTCTCAAGATCAACAAAGTGGCTTGTTGAACGAATTAAGTCGACAAGCAGCACAGGTCAGCAATACTGCAATCAATTTACCCCGTCGTGTGGAGCAAACCCTCGATAAGCTAGAGCAGGGCGATCTGCGCATGCGAGTCCGTTCTCAAGAAACAGATCGTATTCTTCGACGGCTCAGCTACACCGTGATGGGAACAAACTATGCTCTTCTGATGGGAGCATTCATTCTCTCAGCCACTATTTTATTAGTTAACAAATACCTCTGGTTGGCAGGAATTGCGATATTCTTCTCTGGGGTCATTGGGATTGGCTTTCTACGGATGATGAGACGTATTAACCGCTATGATCGCTACGAACGGATGCTCTAG
- a CDS encoding DUF6825 family protein, whose translation MSNPLIHAFFLGRATAEVFYEAVEQTLTETVSNAGKFDAEQRERLRQFTSQVMERAQAAEATAGTGEATTVHQPADLQETIDDLRAEIAQLRSALQKYRSHSE comes from the coding sequence ATGAGCAATCCTTTAATCCATGCTTTTTTCCTTGGCAGAGCCACGGCAGAAGTTTTCTATGAAGCGGTTGAGCAAACGCTAACAGAAACGGTGAGCAACGCTGGTAAATTTGATGCTGAGCAGCGAGAGCGCCTGCGACAGTTCACCAGCCAAGTTATGGAAAGAGCTCAGGCCGCCGAAGCAACCGCTGGGACTGGAGAAGCAACAACTGTCCATCAACCTGCAGATCTTCAGGAAACGATTGACGATCTACGAGCTGAGATTGCTCAGCTCCGTTCCGCTCTGCAAAAATATCGCAGCCATTCTGAGTAG
- the ribD gene encoding bifunctional diaminohydroxyphosphoribosylaminopyrimidine deaminase/5-amino-6-(5-phosphoribosylamino)uracil reductase RibD has protein sequence MQPEGLETDIVPPKEIQQHQKMMQRCLALAQQAAGRTAPNPLVGCVIVRDGEIVGEGFHPQAGEPHAEVFALRAAGKQATGATAYVSLEPCNHFGRTPPCTEALINAQVARVVVGMVDPDPRVSGRGIERLRSANIRVIVGVEEQACQDVNEAFIHRTLHQRPFGTLKYAMTLDGKIATSQGHSAWVTQEAARTHVHQLRSTCDAVIVGGNTVRHDNPRLTSHVGGNSPNPLRVVMTRSLQLPKTAHLWDQEEAATLVLTEGNPNPQFQTELIEQGVEVVNLESLTPLHAMNYLNQRDILSVLWECGGTLAAPAIADGVVQKVLAFVAPKIVGGLSAPSPVGELNLNKMTSAITLERVHWRTLGPDLLVEGYLSSD, from the coding sequence ATTCAACCAGAAGGGTTAGAGACAGATATCGTCCCCCCCAAAGAGATACAGCAACATCAAAAGATGATGCAGCGCTGCCTAGCGCTTGCTCAACAAGCTGCAGGTCGCACCGCCCCCAATCCACTCGTTGGCTGCGTCATTGTTCGTGACGGAGAGATTGTCGGCGAAGGCTTTCATCCTCAAGCCGGAGAGCCCCATGCCGAGGTTTTTGCGCTACGGGCAGCAGGCAAGCAAGCCACTGGAGCCACCGCCTATGTCAGCCTAGAGCCATGCAACCATTTCGGACGCACGCCACCCTGCACCGAAGCTCTCATTAACGCTCAGGTCGCCCGAGTCGTTGTCGGCATGGTCGACCCCGACCCGCGAGTTTCAGGTCGCGGCATTGAACGGCTGCGGTCTGCCAATATCCGAGTGATCGTAGGTGTCGAAGAGCAAGCTTGCCAAGACGTTAACGAAGCATTCATCCACCGCACCCTGCATCAACGTCCTTTCGGTACCCTCAAATACGCCATGACCCTTGATGGTAAGATTGCCACCTCTCAAGGTCACAGCGCCTGGGTGACCCAAGAAGCCGCTCGCACCCACGTTCATCAACTCCGATCAACCTGTGACGCTGTCATTGTGGGCGGCAACACCGTACGCCACGACAACCCTCGCCTCACAAGTCACGTCGGTGGTAATTCCCCCAATCCCTTACGAGTGGTGATGACCCGCTCCCTCCAACTACCGAAAACAGCCCACCTTTGGGATCAAGAGGAAGCAGCGACTCTAGTCTTAACCGAAGGCAATCCCAACCCCCAGTTTCAAACCGAACTCATTGAGCAAGGCGTAGAAGTGGTCAATCTAGAGTCTCTAACTCCGCTTCACGCCATGAACTATCTCAATCAGCGAGACATCCTATCCGTTCTCTGGGAATGTGGAGGAACCCTAGCAGCCCCTGCAATCGCAGATGGTGTTGTACAAAAAGTCCTAGCATTTGTAGCTCCAAAAATTGTAGGCGGCCTCAGTGCTCCTTCTCCCGTTGGCGAGCTAAACCTCAACAAAATGACCAGCGCCATCACTCTAGAAAGAGTTCACTGGCGCACCCTAGGCCCTGATCTTTTGGTAGAAGGGTATCTCTCATCAGATTAG
- a CDS encoding PAM68 family protein, with the protein MAANSKDDGSSAAGFATDAEPTVAEKKKKPRLDAPKKASKKKKEKKAPRRLPTRKAENAQSAIPKVVSDRMVKRVLVISGIPSILAFGVFPFSYYASLQGWVSLPPFVTLAASVTCLTLGLGGISYGVLSASWDEDIEGSAAGLKEFKLNLGRLKDSRKAQKG; encoded by the coding sequence ATGGCAGCTAACTCTAAAGACGATGGTAGTTCAGCAGCAGGTTTCGCCACAGATGCTGAGCCAACTGTTGCTGAGAAGAAAAAGAAGCCTCGCCTAGATGCTCCTAAGAAAGCGTCTAAGAAAAAGAAGGAAAAGAAAGCGCCGAGGCGTTTGCCCACGCGTAAAGCAGAAAATGCGCAGTCGGCAATCCCGAAAGTAGTCAGCGATCGCATGGTGAAGCGTGTGCTGGTCATCTCTGGCATCCCTTCTATTTTGGCGTTTGGCGTTTTCCCGTTTAGCTACTACGCATCCTTACAGGGCTGGGTTTCTCTGCCTCCCTTTGTGACACTTGCTGCCAGCGTTACCTGTCTGACGCTGGGGTTGGGTGGCATTAGCTATGGTGTTTTGTCGGCATCTTGGGACGAAGACATTGAAGGCAGTGCTGCGGGTCTGAAAGAATTTAAGCTCAATTTGGGTCGCTTGAAAGATTCACGAAAAGCCCAGAAAGGGTAA
- the rpsO gene encoding 30S ribosomal protein S15, which yields MALLQARKQEIIEGYQIHETDTGSADVQVAMLTDRISKLSEHLKVNKKDHASRRGLLKMIGKRKRLLAYINKRDAVHYRELIKRLGIRG from the coding sequence ATGGCACTGCTCCAAGCTCGTAAACAAGAAATCATCGAAGGCTACCAGATTCACGAGACCGATACCGGGTCAGCAGATGTTCAGGTGGCAATGCTGACCGACCGGATCAGCAAGCTCAGTGAACATCTAAAGGTCAATAAGAAGGATCACGCTTCTCGTCGTGGTCTCCTAAAGATGATTGGTAAGCGGAAACGCTTACTGGCCTATATCAACAAGCGCGATGCGGTTCATTATCGTGAACTCATCAAGCGTTTGGGTATTCGAGGATAA
- a CDS encoding Stp1/IreP family PP2C-type Ser/Thr phosphatase → MKRQFFGLSDQGLVRSANQDSYYIDDPEGRFFIVADGMGGHAGGEEASRIATEAIQDYLCAHWSTQIEPTTFLRDMLLEANRHILDNQQAHPERSDMGTTIVVVIFPEADPPWCVHVGDSRLYRLREQQLEQITKDHTWISQAVGSGLLTPEQARVHPWRHVLAQCLGREELNQIDIQPLDVQQGDRLLLCSDGLTEELSDDLISPYLSKDYSCSQAAEALVEAAKEKGGQDNITVVIVEMDASVDDSPSDEG, encoded by the coding sequence ATGAAACGCCAATTTTTTGGATTAAGTGATCAGGGATTGGTGAGATCTGCCAATCAAGACTCTTACTACATAGATGATCCAGAGGGTCGCTTTTTTATCGTTGCTGATGGCATGGGCGGACATGCGGGAGGTGAGGAGGCCAGCCGGATTGCGACGGAGGCGATTCAGGATTACCTCTGTGCTCATTGGAGCACTCAGATTGAACCCACGACATTTCTCAGAGATATGCTTCTAGAAGCTAACCGGCATATCTTGGACAATCAGCAGGCTCATCCAGAACGCTCTGATATGGGCACAACAATTGTTGTCGTTATTTTTCCAGAGGCCGATCCGCCTTGGTGCGTCCATGTTGGCGACTCTCGGCTATATCGCCTTCGAGAGCAACAGCTTGAGCAAATTACAAAAGACCATACCTGGATTTCGCAGGCTGTAGGTTCAGGGTTATTAACGCCGGAGCAAGCCCGCGTCCATCCCTGGCGGCATGTGCTAGCCCAATGCTTGGGCCGTGAAGAACTCAATCAGATTGATATTCAACCTCTCGATGTGCAGCAAGGAGATCGACTGCTTTTATGTAGCGATGGTCTAACCGAAGAGTTATCAGATGACTTGATTTCGCCCTATCTCAGCAAAGACTATTCCTGCAGCCAAGCTGCTGAGGCACTGGTGGAGGCGGCAAAGGAAAAAGGAGGACAGGACAACATCACGGTCGTCATTGTTGAAATGGATGCATCTGTAGACGATTCTCCGTCAGACGAGGGCTAA
- the aroF gene encoding 3-deoxy-7-phosphoheptulonate synthase yields the protein MIIVMKSGTPKPEIQRIDQEMKDRGLTPEPIIGRHKVVIGLVGETRELDPDHLQDLSPWIEKVLRVEKPYKRVSREFRHGEASEVAVPTPNGTVYFGEQHPLVLVAGPCSVENEDMIVEVAQRVKAAGASFLRGGAYKPRTSPYSFQGHGESALDLLAAAREKTGLGIMTEVMDTADLEVVAEVADVVQVGARNMHNFALLKKVGAQDKPVLLKRGISATIEEWLMAAEYIMAAGNPNVILCERGIRSFDRQYTRNTLDLAVVPVLRSQTHLPIMIDPSHGTGWADLVPSMAKAAIAAGTDSLMIEVHPDPAKALSDGPQSLTPDQFDQLTQELSILGKVMNRWPQEAMVQQA from the coding sequence ATGATCATTGTTATGAAATCCGGCACCCCTAAGCCAGAGATTCAACGCATTGACCAAGAAATGAAGGATCGGGGTCTTACGCCTGAGCCGATCATTGGTCGCCATAAAGTGGTGATTGGGTTAGTGGGTGAAACTCGGGAACTCGACCCAGATCATCTGCAGGATTTGAGTCCGTGGATTGAGAAGGTTCTCCGGGTAGAGAAGCCCTATAAGCGTGTCAGTCGTGAGTTTCGACACGGTGAGGCGAGTGAGGTTGCTGTACCGACACCCAACGGAACTGTTTATTTCGGAGAGCAGCACCCGCTGGTTCTGGTGGCGGGTCCCTGCTCGGTGGAAAATGAGGACATGATTGTGGAGGTGGCCCAGCGCGTCAAGGCTGCTGGGGCGTCTTTTCTGCGCGGTGGTGCCTACAAGCCTCGAACCTCTCCCTATTCTTTTCAGGGACATGGTGAGAGTGCGCTGGACCTATTGGCTGCAGCCCGAGAAAAAACGGGCTTAGGAATCATGACTGAGGTGATGGATACGGCCGATCTTGAGGTAGTGGCAGAGGTAGCAGATGTCGTGCAGGTGGGGGCGCGCAATATGCATAACTTTGCGCTGCTGAAAAAGGTCGGGGCACAGGATAAGCCTGTTTTACTGAAGCGGGGAATCTCAGCCACGATTGAGGAGTGGTTGATGGCGGCTGAGTATATTATGGCGGCGGGAAATCCCAATGTTATTCTCTGCGAGCGAGGTATTCGCTCTTTTGATCGTCAGTACACTCGCAATACACTTGATCTGGCGGTGGTACCAGTGTTGCGATCGCAAACCCATCTCCCGATCATGATTGACCCTAGCCACGGAACCGGCTGGGCAGACTTAGTCCCATCAATGGCGAAAGCCGCCATTGCCGCAGGAACAGACTCATTGATGATTGAAGTTCACCCAGACCCGGCAAAAGCATTATCTGATGGCCCTCAGTCCTTAACCCCAGATCAGTTCGACCAGCTAACACAGGAATTGAGCATACTGGGTAAAGTAATGAACCGCTGGCCTCAAGAGGCTATGGTTCAGCAGGCTTAG